In Nocardia yunnanensis, one DNA window encodes the following:
- a CDS encoding nuclear transport factor 2 family protein — MTTDAMATLAGFYAAEAAYLTEGGEFEEMARYLAPAVVMHQAESLPYGGQWHGHCGMRQFLTAMAVSWDGLWFDEQRFVCEGERVVVHSRGRLRARRSGRVVATSLLQWIEFEDGLITEFRPYYHDTAAILAALAADE, encoded by the coding sequence ATGACAACGGATGCGATGGCCACGCTGGCGGGCTTCTACGCGGCGGAGGCCGCCTACCTCACCGAGGGCGGCGAATTCGAGGAGATGGCGCGGTATCTGGCGCCGGCGGTGGTGATGCACCAGGCGGAGAGCCTGCCCTACGGCGGGCAGTGGCACGGGCACTGCGGGATGCGGCAGTTCCTCACCGCCATGGCGGTCAGCTGGGACGGGCTGTGGTTCGACGAACAGCGATTCGTGTGCGAGGGGGAGCGGGTCGTGGTCCACAGCCGGGGCCGGTTGCGGGCGCGGCGCAGCGGGCGAGTGGTGGCGACCTCGCTGCTGCAGTGGATCGAGTTCGAGGACGGGCTGATCACCGAATTCCGGCCGTACTATCACGACACCGCCGCCATCCTGGCCGCCTTGGCGGCCGACGAGTGA
- a CDS encoding aspartate carbamoyltransferase catalytic subunit produces the protein MKHLLSVTDLDRDAATGLLDEAQRFEQALLGREVKKLPTLRGRTVMTVFFENSTRTRVSFEVAGKWMSADVINVSASSSSVSKGESLRDTALTLHAAGADALIVRHPASGAAHQIARWFAEMDEAASGYAGPGPAIINAGDGMHEHPTQALLDALTLRQRLGDLDGKRVVLVGDILHSRVARSNAFLLSTLGAEVVLVAPRTLLPVGVEAWPVRISDSLDAELPGADAVMMLRVQAERMNGGFFPSAREYSIRYGLNERRLKMLDERAVVLHPGPMLRGMEIGYTVADSPQAAVLQQVNNGVHMRMAVLFRLLVGTDEVVA, from the coding sequence GTGAAGCACCTGCTGTCGGTCACCGACCTGGATCGGGACGCGGCCACCGGACTGCTGGACGAGGCGCAGCGGTTCGAGCAGGCGCTGCTGGGCCGCGAGGTCAAGAAGCTGCCGACGCTGCGCGGGCGCACCGTCATGACGGTGTTCTTCGAGAACTCCACCCGCACCCGGGTCTCGTTCGAGGTGGCGGGCAAGTGGATGAGCGCCGACGTCATCAATGTCAGCGCGTCGAGTTCCTCCGTCTCCAAGGGCGAGTCGCTGCGTGACACCGCGCTGACCCTGCACGCGGCCGGCGCCGACGCGCTCATCGTGCGGCATCCGGCCTCCGGCGCGGCGCATCAGATCGCGCGCTGGTTCGCCGAAATGGACGAGGCCGCAAGCGGTTACGCCGGCCCCGGGCCCGCGATCATCAATGCCGGCGACGGCATGCATGAGCACCCTACTCAGGCGCTGCTGGACGCGCTGACCCTGCGTCAGCGCCTCGGTGACCTGGACGGTAAGCGGGTCGTGCTGGTCGGCGACATCCTGCACAGCCGGGTGGCGCGCTCGAATGCCTTCCTGCTCAGCACTCTCGGTGCGGAGGTGGTGCTGGTCGCGCCGCGCACCCTGCTGCCGGTGGGAGTCGAAGCGTGGCCGGTGCGGATCTCCGATTCGCTGGACGCCGAACTGCCGGGCGCGGACGCGGTCATGATGCTGCGGGTGCAGGCCGAGCGCATGAACGGCGGCTTCTTCCCGTCGGCGCGCGAGTACTCGATCCGCTACGGCCTCAACGAGCGTCGCCTGAAGATGCTCGACGAGCGCGCGGTGGTCCTGCATCCCGGTCCCATGCTGCGCGGCATGGAGATCGGCTACACGGTCGCGGATTCTCCGCAGGCGGCCGTGCTGCAACAGGTCAACAACGGAGTCCATATGCGTATGGCGGTGCTGTTCCGCCTGCTGGTCGGAACCGACGAGGTGGTCGCGTGA
- a CDS encoding ROK family transcriptional regulator has product MDELPWNRQRLRSNNEWLLLEQLRTAGPSSRAQLARDTGLSKPTVSSALAALRQHGLVREVGTLAPERGRTAVVYEPDPTAGYVLGLDIGRAFLRTAVADLSGKVLSRTDVPNRARTATALARTAAEAVHETLGAAAVSVTDVVHTVLGSPGVFDPQDGRMHYAVNLPGWGRAGLLDELRDALGVADLAVHNDANLAALGEYAHGGGRGSRLFVYVLIGTGLGVGIVSRGELFAGAHGAAGEVGFLPAAFGDAAAGASRRGALEEAVTADAVVRAARERGMTGRLTAKRVFDAARAGDPIAAEVVRQEGERIALVVAAVTAVLDPDVIVVGGGLGRSADLLLDQVRAALGRTTPLRPTVRPSELGDDAVLLGAIATALRTARPQVFDRRTPSAQGAG; this is encoded by the coding sequence ATGGACGAACTCCCCTGGAACCGGCAGCGTTTGCGCAGCAACAACGAGTGGCTGCTGCTCGAGCAGTTGCGCACCGCCGGACCCAGTTCGCGCGCCCAGCTGGCCCGCGACACCGGCCTGTCCAAGCCCACCGTGTCCAGTGCCCTTGCCGCCCTGCGACAGCACGGCCTGGTCCGCGAGGTGGGCACGCTCGCGCCCGAACGCGGCCGCACCGCCGTCGTCTACGAACCCGATCCGACCGCGGGCTACGTGCTGGGACTCGACATCGGCCGCGCGTTCCTGCGTACCGCGGTCGCCGATCTGTCGGGAAAGGTGCTGTCGCGCACCGATGTTCCCAATCGCGCCCGCACCGCCACCGCGCTGGCGCGCACCGCGGCCGAGGCCGTGCACGAAACCCTCGGCGCCGCAGCGGTTTCCGTCACCGACGTCGTGCACACCGTCCTGGGCAGTCCCGGCGTGTTCGACCCGCAGGACGGCCGCATGCACTACGCGGTCAACCTGCCCGGCTGGGGGCGCGCGGGCCTGCTCGACGAACTGCGCGACGCCCTCGGCGTCGCCGACCTCGCCGTCCACAACGACGCGAATCTCGCGGCCCTCGGCGAGTACGCGCACGGCGGCGGACGCGGCAGCCGCCTGTTCGTCTACGTGCTCATCGGCACCGGTCTCGGTGTCGGAATCGTCTCGCGCGGTGAGCTTTTCGCCGGAGCGCACGGCGCGGCCGGTGAGGTCGGATTCCTCCCGGCGGCGTTCGGCGACGCCGCGGCCGGGGCCTCGCGCCGGGGCGCGCTCGAGGAGGCGGTCACCGCCGACGCCGTCGTCCGCGCGGCCCGCGAGCGCGGCATGACCGGACGGCTGACCGCCAAGCGGGTTTTCGACGCCGCCCGCGCGGGCGACCCGATCGCCGCCGAGGTGGTCCGCCAGGAGGGCGAGCGCATCGCCCTGGTCGTCGCCGCGGTCACCGCCGTCCTGGACCCGGACGTGATCGTGGTCGGCGGCGGGCTGGGCCGCAGCGCCGACCTGCTGCTCGATCAGGTCCGCGCCGCGCTGGGACGCACCACCCCGCTGCGTCCCACCGTCCGTCCCAGCGAACTCGGCGACGACGCGGTGCTGCTCGGCGCGATAGCGACCGCCCTGCGCACCGCCCGCCCCCAGGTCTTCGACCGCCGCACCCCGAGCGCTCAAGGAGCCGGATGA
- the carA gene encoding glutamine-hydrolyzing carbamoyl-phosphate synthase small subunit: MSSSETAVMVLEDGRVFRGTTFGAVGETLGEAVFCTAMTGYQETLTDPSYDRQIVVATAPQIGNTGWNDEDDESGKIWVAGYAVRDPARRASNWRATRTLQAELENQNVVGIAGIDTRALVRHLRTRGSMKAGIFSGASLTDYEAMLDKVNGQQSMLGADLAAEVSTDAMYTVDPVGEHRFTVVAVDLGIKSNTPRMFAQRGMRVHVVPSNVTFDQIKELNPNGVFLSNGPGDPATQDAMVALTQQVLGEDIPLFGICFGNQILGRAFGRDTYKMKFGHRGINVPVVEHHSGRISITAQNHGFALEGERGEVFDTPFGKAEVSHVCANDGVVEGVQLVSGRAFSVQYHPEAAAGPHDAAYLFDRFATLMEGA, translated from the coding sequence ATGAGCAGCAGTGAAACTGCGGTGATGGTGCTCGAGGACGGCCGCGTGTTCCGCGGGACGACCTTCGGCGCCGTCGGGGAGACCCTGGGCGAGGCGGTGTTCTGCACCGCCATGACCGGGTACCAGGAGACCCTGACCGACCCCAGCTACGACCGCCAGATCGTGGTGGCCACCGCGCCCCAGATCGGCAATACCGGCTGGAACGACGAGGACGACGAGTCCGGCAAGATCTGGGTCGCCGGCTACGCCGTGCGCGACCCCGCGCGCCGCGCCTCCAACTGGCGCGCCACCCGCACCCTGCAGGCGGAACTGGAGAACCAGAACGTCGTCGGCATCGCGGGCATCGACACCCGAGCCCTGGTGCGGCACTTGCGCACTCGCGGCTCCATGAAGGCGGGCATCTTTTCCGGCGCCTCGCTCACCGACTACGAGGCCATGCTCGACAAGGTCAACGGCCAGCAGTCCATGCTGGGCGCGGACCTCGCCGCCGAGGTCTCCACCGATGCGATGTACACCGTCGACCCGGTCGGTGAGCACCGCTTCACCGTGGTCGCGGTGGATCTGGGCATCAAGTCCAACACCCCGCGCATGTTCGCCCAGCGCGGCATGCGGGTGCACGTGGTCCCGTCCAACGTGACCTTCGACCAGATCAAGGAGCTGAACCCCAACGGCGTGTTCCTGTCCAACGGTCCCGGCGACCCGGCCACCCAGGACGCCATGGTGGCCCTGACCCAGCAGGTGCTGGGCGAGGACATCCCGCTGTTCGGCATCTGCTTCGGCAACCAGATCCTGGGCCGCGCCTTCGGGCGCGACACCTACAAGATGAAGTTCGGCCACCGCGGCATCAATGTGCCGGTGGTGGAACATCATTCGGGTCGCATCTCGATCACCGCGCAGAACCACGGCTTCGCCCTGGAAGGCGAGCGCGGCGAGGTGTTCGACACCCCGTTCGGCAAGGCCGAGGTCAGCCACGTGTGCGCCAACGACGGAGTCGTCGAGGGCGTGCAGCTGGTGAGCGGCCGCGCCTTCTCCGTGCAGTACCACCCCGAGGCCGCGGCCGGTCCCCACGACGCCGCCTACCTCTTCGATCGTTTCGCCACGCTGATGGAAGGTGCCTGA
- a CDS encoding APC family permease — protein sequence MTGPRTLPRRIGLFQATTINMSQMVGIGPFVTIPLMVAAFGGPHAVLGFVAGAVLALADGLIWAELGAAMPGAGGTYVYLREAFQYRTGRLMPFLFVWTAILFIPLIMSTGVQGLVQYLTYLWPSMTTGQGDIVGLAVVALVLLLLWRRIDSIGRITVVMWAVMIVSVAAVILAAFTHFHPSLAFTWPEHSVDIGRGGFWLGFASGLTIGIYDYLGYNTTAYLGAELKDPGRVLPRSILFAVLAVMVIYLGMQIGVLGVIDWHDMLDSSNVASQSVASAVLEKTMGKGAADVVTVLILITAFASVFAGLLGGSRVPFDAARDGVFFRSFGRLHPRHQFPILGLIVMGVITAAGFVLARHVGTSATHPPLAVLISLLTTVMVIVQAFAQIAAIVVLRRRQPGLARPYTMLLYPLPAIVAALGWAVIYCYADKANPGVHPIEWSLAWTALGVVAFLLWARVEKTWPFGPKQIREEFLDPEPAPAS from the coding sequence ATGACCGGCCCCCGCACCCTGCCCCGAAGAATCGGCCTGTTCCAGGCCACCACCATCAATATGAGCCAGATGGTCGGGATCGGACCCTTCGTCACCATCCCGCTCATGGTCGCCGCCTTCGGCGGACCGCACGCCGTCCTCGGCTTCGTCGCCGGCGCCGTCCTGGCCCTGGCCGACGGCTTGATCTGGGCCGAGCTCGGCGCGGCCATGCCCGGTGCGGGCGGCACCTACGTGTACCTGCGCGAGGCGTTCCAGTATCGGACCGGGCGGCTCATGCCGTTCCTTTTCGTCTGGACCGCAATCCTTTTCATCCCGTTGATCATGTCCACGGGCGTGCAGGGGCTGGTGCAGTACCTGACCTATCTGTGGCCGTCGATGACCACCGGCCAGGGCGATATCGTCGGCCTGGCCGTCGTGGCGCTGGTGTTGCTGCTGCTGTGGCGGCGCATCGATTCCATCGGCCGCATCACCGTCGTGATGTGGGCGGTGATGATCGTGTCGGTGGCGGCGGTGATCCTGGCCGCGTTCACGCACTTTCATCCCAGCCTCGCCTTCACCTGGCCCGAGCATTCGGTGGACATCGGGCGCGGCGGGTTCTGGCTGGGCTTCGCCTCCGGTCTGACCATCGGCATCTACGACTATCTGGGCTACAACACCACCGCGTATCTCGGTGCGGAACTGAAGGATCCGGGTCGCGTGCTGCCTCGCTCGATCCTGTTCGCGGTGCTGGCGGTCATGGTGATCTATCTTGGCATGCAGATCGGGGTGCTGGGCGTCATCGACTGGCACGACATGCTGGATTCGTCCAATGTCGCCTCGCAATCGGTCGCGTCGGCGGTGCTGGAGAAGACCATGGGCAAGGGCGCGGCCGATGTGGTGACGGTCCTCATTCTGATCACCGCGTTCGCGTCGGTGTTCGCCGGGCTGCTGGGCGGTTCGCGCGTCCCGTTCGACGCCGCCCGCGACGGCGTGTTCTTCCGTTCCTTCGGCCGCCTGCACCCCCGCCATCAGTTCCCGATACTCGGCCTGATCGTGATGGGCGTGATCACCGCGGCCGGCTTCGTGCTGGCCCGCCACGTCGGCACGTCGGCCACGCATCCCCCACTGGCCGTGCTGATTTCACTGTTGACCACCGTGATGGTGATCGTGCAGGCCTTCGCGCAGATCGCCGCGATCGTGGTGTTGCGCCGTCGCCAGCCCGGCTTGGCGCGGCCCTACACGATGCTGCTGTATCCGCTGCCGGCGATTGTCGCCGCGCTCGGCTGGGCGGTCATCTACTGCTATGCCGACAAGGCCAATCCCGGTGTGCACCCGATCGAGTGGTCGCTGGCGTGGACGGCGCTGGGCGTGGTGGCCTTCCTGCTGTGGGCGCGCGTCGAGAAGACCTGGCCGTTCGGGCCCAAGCAGATCCGCGAGGAATTCCTCGATCCCGAACCCGCGCCGGCGAGTTGA
- the pyrR gene encoding bifunctional pyr operon transcriptional regulator/uracil phosphoribosyltransferase PyrR, translated as MAVPEDRAAKSGAGEFSQRHDPQRVQAGRELLSDSDVGRTIARMAHQIIEKTALDSGDPTVARVVLIGIPTRGTTLAHRLAGRIEEFSGVRPAIGSLDITLYRDDLRSKPHRPLERTSVPEGGIEDALVVLVDDVLFSGRTVRSALDGLRDLGRPRAVQLAVLIDRGHRELPIRADYVGKNVPTARTEDISVLLREHDGRDGVYLRQEGGNE; from the coding sequence ATGGCTGTGCCCGAAGACCGGGCGGCCAAGTCGGGCGCTGGTGAGTTCTCGCAGCGGCACGACCCGCAGCGGGTGCAGGCCGGACGCGAGTTGCTTTCCGATTCGGATGTCGGCCGGACCATCGCGCGCATGGCGCACCAGATCATCGAGAAGACGGCTCTGGACTCCGGCGACCCCACTGTTGCTCGCGTGGTGCTGATCGGGATTCCCACCCGCGGAACCACTCTCGCCCATCGCCTGGCGGGCCGGATCGAGGAATTCTCCGGCGTCCGCCCCGCGATCGGTTCTCTGGACATCACCCTCTACCGCGACGATCTGCGCTCCAAGCCGCATCGTCCGCTCGAGCGCACCTCGGTGCCCGAGGGTGGGATCGAGGACGCGCTGGTGGTGCTGGTCGACGATGTGCTGTTCTCCGGCCGCACCGTGCGTTCCGCGCTGGACGGGCTGCGCGATCTGGGCCGCCCGCGCGCGGTGCAGCTGGCGGTGCTCATCGACCGCGGCCATCGCGAACTGCCCATCCGCGCCGACTATGTCGGCAAGAACGTCCCCACCGCGCGCACCGAGGACATCTCGGTGCTGCTGCGCGAGCACGACGGCCGCGACGGTGTGTACCTGCGTCAGGAAGGCGGCAACGAGTGA
- a CDS encoding dihydroorotase, with protein MSILITNVRLYGEGDPVDVLLADGEIREIGAGLSVDGAEIADGTGQFLLPGFIDLHTHLREPGREDTETIETGSAAAALGGYTAVFAMANTSPVADNAVITDHVWKRGQEVGLVDVYPVGAVTVGLEGKQLAEMGTMAAGLGAVRMFSDDGMCVYDPLIMRRALEYANSLGVLIAQHAEEPRLTKGAVAHEGPTAARLGLAGWPRAAEESIVARDALLARDAGARVHICHASTAGTVELLKWAKAQGISVTAEVTPHHLLLDDSRLETYDAVNRVNPPLREASDVTALRQALAEGVIDCVATDHAPHADQDKCCEFAAARPGMLGLETALSIIVATMVDTGLLDWRGVAQVMSENPARIVGLDDQGRPLAVGEPANVVLIDPAAEWTVEANDLASIARNTPYQAMTLPAKVTATFLRGRATARDGKIVAG; from the coding sequence ATGAGCATCCTGATCACGAACGTCCGTCTGTACGGCGAGGGCGACCCGGTCGACGTGCTGCTGGCCGACGGGGAGATCCGCGAGATCGGTGCGGGGCTGAGCGTCGACGGCGCCGAAATCGCGGACGGCACCGGGCAGTTCCTGCTGCCGGGCTTCATCGACCTGCACACGCACCTGCGAGAGCCGGGGCGTGAGGACACCGAGACCATCGAAACCGGTTCCGCCGCAGCGGCTCTGGGCGGCTACACGGCCGTGTTCGCGATGGCCAACACCAGCCCGGTCGCCGACAACGCGGTCATCACCGACCACGTGTGGAAGCGCGGCCAGGAGGTCGGCCTGGTCGACGTGTACCCGGTCGGCGCGGTCACCGTCGGCCTGGAAGGCAAGCAGCTCGCCGAAATGGGCACCATGGCCGCCGGTCTCGGCGCGGTGCGCATGTTCTCCGACGACGGCATGTGCGTCTACGACCCGCTGATCATGCGTCGCGCCCTCGAGTACGCGAACTCGCTGGGCGTGCTCATCGCCCAGCACGCGGAGGAGCCGCGGCTGACCAAGGGCGCTGTCGCACACGAGGGCCCGACCGCCGCGCGGCTGGGCCTGGCCGGCTGGCCGCGGGCCGCCGAGGAGTCCATCGTGGCGCGCGACGCGCTGCTGGCGCGGGATGCCGGTGCGCGCGTGCACATCTGCCACGCCTCCACCGCCGGCACCGTCGAACTGCTGAAATGGGCCAAGGCGCAAGGGATTTCGGTCACCGCCGAGGTCACGCCGCATCATCTGCTGCTGGACGACTCGCGGCTCGAGACCTACGACGCGGTCAACCGGGTGAACCCGCCGCTGCGCGAGGCGTCCGATGTGACCGCGCTGCGTCAGGCGCTGGCCGAGGGCGTCATCGACTGCGTCGCCACCGATCACGCCCCGCACGCCGACCAGGACAAGTGCTGCGAGTTCGCGGCCGCCCGGCCCGGCATGCTGGGGCTGGAGACGGCGCTGTCGATCATCGTGGCGACCATGGTCGACACGGGACTGCTGGACTGGCGCGGGGTCGCCCAGGTGATGAGCGAGAACCCCGCACGAATCGTTGGCCTGGACGATCAGGGCCGCCCGCTCGCGGTCGGCGAACCCGCGAACGTGGTGCTGATCGACCCGGCCGCCGAATGGACGGTGGAGGCGAACGACCTCGCCTCGATCGCCCGCAACACGCCCTACCAGGCGATGACCCTGCCCGCGAAGGTGACCGCCACCTTCCTGCGCGGCCGGGCCACCGCCCGGGACGGCAAGATCGTCGCCGGTTAG
- a CDS encoding transporter produces MERTLQVLGLLVLFALCLGLMYRAWTGRAKKQAGAIGELPPVPEDCGAQLLEPTKGLYLGSTLAPSWIQRVTVGDLGFRATAELTRFERGILLERDGASTIWIPSESITAVRAERGHAGKVMTADGVLVIRWTLPTGTEVDTGFRGDDKAVYPAWTGAATKTGDEA; encoded by the coding sequence ATGGAGCGCACGCTGCAGGTACTGGGTTTGCTGGTGCTGTTCGCGCTGTGCCTGGGACTGATGTACCGGGCATGGACGGGACGGGCCAAGAAGCAGGCGGGCGCGATCGGCGAACTGCCGCCGGTGCCCGAGGACTGCGGCGCGCAGCTGCTGGAGCCCACCAAGGGGCTCTACCTCGGCAGCACGCTGGCCCCCAGCTGGATTCAGCGAGTTACGGTGGGCGACCTGGGTTTCCGCGCCACGGCGGAACTCACGCGTTTCGAACGCGGCATCCTGCTGGAACGGGATGGCGCGTCGACGATCTGGATTCCCTCGGAATCCATTACCGCGGTGCGCGCCGAGCGCGGGCACGCGGGCAAAGTGATGACAGCGGACGGTGTGCTGGTGATTCGCTGGACGCTGCCGACGGGAACCGAGGTGGATACCGGTTTCCGCGGTGACGACAAGGCGGTGTACCCGGCATGGACCGGAGCAGCTACGAAGACGGGAGACGAGGCATGA
- a CDS encoding alpha/beta fold hydrolase — protein sequence MSNDAEFTEPARVSFRGQDGLTIAGDSWGPQDGPLVVFLHGGGQTRGSWKDSGLALAKAGMHAVLLDARGHGDSDWAPDGNYRREAMVEDLMAVLRELDKPAFLVGASMGGLTGLMATTHPEHARITGLVLVDVVPRPERKGVERVINFLSSNPEGFASLEEAADAVAAYLPHRRRPRNPEGLQRNLRQRADGRWYWHWDPAMMGGPRDGRGEEIDVHTEALENAARQLRTPVLLVRGALSDVVSEEGVAAFRALTPHAEYVEIGTAAHTAASDANDEFTDAVVDFVRAHLDVPHR from the coding sequence GTGAGCAACGACGCTGAATTCACCGAACCCGCGCGGGTGAGCTTCCGGGGCCAGGACGGCCTGACCATCGCCGGGGACAGCTGGGGACCCCAGGACGGGCCGCTGGTGGTGTTCCTGCACGGCGGCGGCCAGACCCGCGGATCCTGGAAGGATTCCGGGCTGGCGCTGGCCAAGGCCGGCATGCACGCCGTTCTGCTGGACGCGCGCGGGCACGGCGACAGCGACTGGGCCCCCGATGGCAACTATCGGCGCGAGGCCATGGTCGAGGACCTCATGGCGGTGCTGCGGGAACTCGACAAGCCCGCGTTCCTCGTCGGCGCGAGCATGGGCGGGCTGACCGGGCTGATGGCCACCACGCATCCCGAGCACGCCCGCATCACCGGGCTGGTGCTGGTGGACGTGGTGCCGCGCCCCGAACGCAAGGGCGTCGAACGCGTCATCAATTTCCTCAGCAGCAACCCCGAAGGTTTCGCCAGCCTCGAGGAAGCCGCCGACGCGGTGGCCGCCTACCTGCCGCACCGGCGTCGCCCGCGCAATCCCGAAGGCCTGCAACGCAATCTGCGGCAGCGCGCCGACGGCCGCTGGTATTGGCACTGGGATCCGGCCATGATGGGCGGCCCGCGCGACGGCCGCGGCGAGGAGATCGACGTGCACACCGAGGCGCTCGAGAACGCGGCCCGGCAACTGCGCACCCCGGTGCTGCTGGTGCGCGGCGCGCTGTCCGATGTGGTCAGCGAGGAGGGCGTGGCGGCGTTCCGGGCCCTCACCCCGCACGCCGAATACGTCGAGATCGGCACCGCCGCGCACACCGCCGCCAGTGACGCCAACGACGAATTCACCGACGCCGTGGTCGATTTCGTGCGCGCGCACCTCGACGTCCCGCACCGCTGA